The genomic interval CTGTCGCGCAAACCGGTTACGCAACGCCACCAGTTCCAGAAAGCCGTGCCGCAGCAACCATTGTTCCAGCTCGCGCAGCGCCTGCTGGGAGCTCTGACGCCAGCTTTCGTTGTCGTTGGTGGTCTGGTTGGTCAGCAACTCACCGAGCGACGCAGGCACCCGTTCGCCGTGCTCGTTGATATGGGTGGTCTGATAGGTTTTACGGCGCGAAAACAGATCGTTTTCCGCAGCGACCAGCGCATTCATCAATGTCTGCGCCTGTTCATCCTCGATCACGTTGCAGTCGAAAAAGCGGTACCAGCCGCGCAACCCATGCAGCAAGGCCTGCTGCGCCGGCGTTGTCGGCGCCGCTTCTACGCTGGCGATGTGTTCGCGTAATTCCACCAGCCGTTGCGGCCGGGCGATAAAACCTTTCCAGTTGCTCTCCGCTTCGGCAAAACACGACGGTACGGTTTCATCGCCGGTTCCCATATAACGTTGCCAAAACAGATCCTCTTTGGCGCGGTGAACCGCCAGATAGTCGCGGTTCAGGGCGTTGAAATAGTCCACAGCCTGTTGCATGTTCGATCCTTTTAATAGATAGCAGCGAGTCAGCCCAACCGCCGCCGGACAGTGGCTACCGCTTGTTCCATGGTCGGCGATTGGCCGCTGCCCACCAGGCAGCAAGCCAGTTGCAGCCGTATCGATTGCGGTATCGGCTGTTCGCCTGCCAGACACTGACGGATCCAGTCCACGGTGGCGGCGACATCGCGGCCGGGCGGCAGCGCATCGGCCGGGGAAGCGATGTCCTGACGCAACTGTAGCACCTGCTGCTGTTGCTGGTGAATGAAGTGGATTTCCGGACAGCGCTGCGGATTGGCATACACCTCGCCTTCCGTGCCGTGCATCAATAACGCACGGCCGGCAATATCGCGGAAAAACGCGCCGACGCGCGTCACATATTCCGGGTGGGACACACTGGCCAGGCGCAGCGCGGCGGCGTCGTCAAAAGGCGTGGCCAGTTTAGCCAGCGTATGCGCGCTGTTGCGCACCCCCATGCGCCAGCGCAGCTCAAGCTGATGCGCCATCGGCGGGCACAACACCGAGATCGGGATAAACACCGGCGCGCCGGCGTCCAACTGACGTTGCGCATCATCGGCACTGTCGGCGAACGCCATGCCCAGTTCCCGCAGCAGCGTCGCCGTGGTCACGCGAGTGCGATCTTCCAGTACGCCGTGCACCACCACCGGCAACCCCAGCTTATCCAACAGCAACGCCAGCAGCGGCGTCAGGTTCGCCTGCCGGCGGGCGCCGTTATAACTGGGGATCACCACCGGCAACGGGCGTTGTGCCGGCGCCTGCAGGCGCAACGTTCGTTCACACATCGCCTGATAAAAGCCGAGCATCTCCGCTTCCGACTCCCCCTTGATGCGAAACGCAATCAGCAATCCACCCAGTTCCAGTTCCGGCACCTGACGATCCAACATCGCGCGGTAAAGCTCACGGGCGGTGTCCTGATCCAGATCGCGGGCGTGATTCTTACCGCGCCCCACCTCTTTAATGATAAGCGTGTAATCCATGATGCAGCCCCACTGTTTGCACGTTCTGTTCAGATAGCAGCGAACATAGCACGTTTCCCGACAAGTGAAACCGGTTACGCCAGACAGACCAAGGGAATTATGCGCGCCCGGTCGACAGCCATGCGCAAAGCACGCTGTCACCAGCATCAAGCGGCGCTGAACGCCGCCAGTGAGAGAGAGTGGTTATTGCCGGCCGCGCGCCGCGTCGTCATCGGCTGGCGCCGGGCCCGCTTGCGGCGGCACCGGTCGCTGTTCGATGGGAAAGACCGGCAACGCCTCCAGCAGACGCGCGCCGTAGCTTTTGGTCAACAGGCGTCGATCATAAATCACCACCTCGCCAAAGCACTGATGGCTGCGAATCAAACGCCCGACCTGCTGAATCAGGCTGAACGATGCGCTCGGCAGGCTTTGCACCACGAACGGGTGACGCTTCTGCGCCTTCAGCCACTCGCCTTCGGTGAGAATGACCGGGCTGTCCACCGGCGGAAAAGCAATTTTGTGGATGTGCACCTGCGACAGCAGTTCCCCTTTCAAATCCAGCCCTTCGGAGAAGGATTGCAACCCGACCAACACGCTGGTTTGCCCCTCATTAATCCGCTGGCGGTGCAACTCCACCAACCGGTAACGGGGCTGGTCGCCCTGCACCAGCAACATCAGGCGCAGATCCGGCACCTGGGTCAAAAACAACTGCATCGCCCGTTGGCTGGCGAACAACACCAGCATGCCGCGAAACTGCTCCCGCTTCAGTTCTGCACGGAAAAACCGCGCCATGTCGGCAATGTGTTCCGCTTCATGCGTTATCAATGGTTCGTAACGCATTTGCGGGATCACCAATTTGCCTTGCTCGCGGTGGTGGAAGGGCGAATCCAGCGCCACGAAGGTATCCCCCTCCTGCTCATCCAGCCCGGACAGCTCTTTAAGGCGGTCGAACCGGTTAAGGGAGCGCAGCGTGGCCGACGTCACCACCACATGCGACAGGTTGCGCCACAGCAGCCGATCCAGCTGATCGCACACACGGATCCCGGCGCAGTGCAGGTAGAGATGCGGCACGCCTTCCCGCCGTTCGCGCACAATCCACTTGGAAACCGGCGCATTGGAAGCCTGTTCCAGCGCCGCCAGCCGCCACAATTTGCTCTGCGCCTCGAAGTAACCGAGCAGCCGGCTCATGCGCAACATGGTCTGATGCAGTTTCACCACATCGTGTTTGGCGGTTTTTTCCCCCAGATCATTGAGGATGTACTCCGCCAGACCACGCAGACTGTCCTGCAATTTAAACAACCGGGAGCAGACTTCGCGCATCTCCTCCGGCAGGTGCCCCATCGGGAAACGGTAATCCGCCTCCGGCGTCGCCGCAGGTAAGAACAATGCACACATGCGTTCGAAGGATTGCAACAGTTCGCGTATTTCGCCGCAGTGCTCCGCCAGCCTCTCCGGCTGCATCATGCGCGGCGGCGAGGAGGGTGGAAACTGGCCCAGACACAACGCCACCAGTTGCATCAACTGATCGAGCTGGTGCTGCGCCGCCGTCGTCGTGACGTCGCCGGCCATTTCCAACGCATCACGCGCCACCTCCGGGATATGGTGGCCTTCGTCCAGCACCAGCAGCAGGTTTTTCGGGTCTGGCAGCACGGCGTCACTCTCCATCGCCGCCAGCACCAGCGCATGGTTAGTGACCACCACGTCGGCGTCGTCGATCTCGCGCCGGGCCAGAAAAAACGGGCACTCACGGTAGTGAAAACAGTTGCGCCCGAGGCAATTCGCCTTGTCGGTACTTAGACGGCTCCAGAGCGCATCGCCGATCGACTCCTGACAGTGATCCCGTACCCCGTCCCACTGATAGCTTTGCAACGCCAGTTGCAACCGAGCGCTGGTGGCCTGTTCTTCTTTACTGGAGGGGAGATGCTCATCCATAAACAGCAGCAGCTCGCCCTGCGACGACACATCGGTGCTCATCGCCGCCAGATTGCGCGGGCAGACATAACGGCCGCGGCCAAACGCGGCGGTGAACTTCAGATCGGGGATGAACTGACGCAGCAGCGGCAAGTCCTTGCTGAAAATCTGATCCTGCAACGCCACGTTGGCGGTGCTCACCACCAGCGTTTTCAAGGTGTCACGGCCGATGGCAATGCCGGGAATCAGGTACGACAGGGTTTTGCCCACGCCGGTCGGCGCTTCGATCGCCAGATGGCGCGGGTAATCACCCGCCAGCGCTTTCGCCACGTCGGCGACCATCTGGCGCTGCGGCGCGCGGGAGACAAAATCCGGGATATGCTGTTGCAGCGCCTTGTACCACTGGCCGATTTGCTGCTTAAGTGCGGGGGTAAGGGTCATGCCGTTTCACTGTCCTTCAATCTGTCCGGCATTGTCCCACAGTCGAGCGGCGACGTCAGCCCGGATGACCGGATCCGCCTCGACAATCGGCGATCCGGCGAGTAGGCTGAGGGCCGTGATTTGCCACCCGGACTGTTATCGCCATGGCCGCCATCCGTCTGCCGCATCAACGTTACTGGTTCTCCCCCCGCCTGCCGTGGCTGGAATGCCGCTCGACCTGGCACAGCCAGCAGCCTTACCACACCCATCAACACCCGCAGTTTTCCCTCGGCTGTATGCTGGAAGGCGTCACCTGCTGCCATTACCGCGACGGCGACTTTCTACTCAACGCCGGCGAGTTGGTGCTCATCGAGCCGGACACCGCGCACAGTTGCAACCCGCTGCCGGGGCAACACCGTAGCTATTACATGCTGTACCTGGACAAAACCTGGTGCCTACACCGGTTAGCCGCACTATGGGGGCAGCCGGTATCCGATTTTTCCTGTGACGTTGTCACTATTAATCATCCGGACAGTTATGCCCGCATGCTCCGCCTGATCAACCACCTCCATCAGGGGCAATTGCCGCAGGCGGAAACAGAACTACGGCGGCTGACCGACACCCTGTTTATGCATTATTGCCGTCCGGTCGCGCCGACGATGCCCTATAGCCCGACCACCCGCTACGTTCAGCAACGCCTATCCGCCGACCTGCTCGCCGCGCCGCCGTTAACCACCCTGGCGACCGAGCTCGACCTGCGGCGGGAAACGGTGTTGCGCCAGTTCCGACGCGATACCGGCATCACGCCGCTGGCCTACCTCAACAATATGCGTATCGAATACGCCAAATCCCTGATCAAACAGGGGGCGGAGTTGGCGGATACCGGCTATGCCAGCGGGTTTTGCGACCAAAGCCATTTCCACCGTACTTTTTTGCAATACACCGCCGCCACGCCGGGCCAATACCGGCAGGGACGATCACTTTCCTGCAATACATAACGCGCCGGGCTGCCCACAATGCGCCTCCAGAATTCACGGAGGTTATGCATGTCATCCTTATTGTTTCCCGAACATTTTGCGGCGTTGGCCGCCGCGCACTTCGCCGCCCTGCTCAGCCCCGGCGCGGATTTTTTCCTGATACTGGCCTACGCCATTCGCCATCGATTGCGGGGAAGCGCGGGGATCTGTCTGGGGATCGCCGCCGGCAACGCCGTCTATATCGCACTGGCATCGTTAGGCTGGCAGGGGCTGCGGCCGGACGGCGGGCCGTTCATCGCCCTTGAACTGGCGGGGGCGTGTTATCTGACCTTCATCGGCATCAAACTGCTGCGGGCTCCGGTCATGGCGTCGCTGCCTTCCCAGGGTGAGTCTGCGCCCTGCCCCGGCTTTGGCCGCCAGTGCCTGATGGGGTTCGGCTCGGCGTTATTGAATCCAAAAAATATGTTGTTTTATATCAGCCTGATGGCGTCGATTCTCGGCCCGGTGTCCGCCGGTCAGCAATGGCTGGTGGGAGGATGGATGTTTCTGGCGGTATTGCTGTGGGATTTACTGGTCGCGGCGCTGGTCGGCTGGCATCCGCTACAGCAACGGCTGCGCCCATTGCTGTTCGGGCTGACCCGCCTGTCCGGCGCTATTCTGCTGTTGTTCGGGCTGGCGCTGCTGTTCAATCGCGCGCTGGCGTGTCTCGGCTGAGGCAGGCATAATCGCCGCCACCAAGCAGAGTCCCGCAAAAGGATAACCGAATGAACATCAAGAAACTGGGTATGATCGGCCTGTTCGCGCTGTGCGCGCTGGGGTGTATCGGCGGCATGGCATTGGTGGGGTATATCATCATCGTTCACGGCGCCTGAACCCGGAAGGTTCAGGCCGTCAATCTGCCCTGACGCCAACGCCATCAGGGCTGCATGTCGCTTATTGCAGCGTA from Musicola paradisiaca NCPPB 2511 carries:
- the ybiB gene encoding DNA-binding protein YbiB, giving the protein MDYTLIIKEVGRGKNHARDLDQDTARELYRAMLDRQVPELELGGLLIAFRIKGESEAEMLGFYQAMCERTLRLQAPAQRPLPVVIPSYNGARRQANLTPLLALLLDKLGLPVVVHGVLEDRTRVTTATLLRELGMAFADSADDAQRQLDAGAPVFIPISVLCPPMAHQLELRWRMGVRNSAHTLAKLATPFDDAAALRLASVSHPEYVTRVGAFFRDIAGRALLMHGTEGEVYANPQRCPEIHFIHQQQQQVLQLRQDIASPADALPPGRDVAATVDWIRQCLAGEQPIPQSIRLQLACCLVGSGQSPTMEQAVATVRRRLG
- a CDS encoding LysE family translocator, whose protein sequence is MSSLLFPEHFAALAAAHFAALLSPGADFFLILAYAIRHRLRGSAGICLGIAAGNAVYIALASLGWQGLRPDGGPFIALELAGACYLTFIGIKLLRAPVMASLPSQGESAPCPGFGRQCLMGFGSALLNPKNMLFYISLMASILGPVSAGQQWLVGGWMFLAVLLWDLLVAALVGWHPLQQRLRPLLFGLTRLSGAILLLFGLALLFNRALACLG
- the dinG gene encoding ATP-dependent DNA helicase DinG; the protein is MTLTPALKQQIGQWYKALQQHIPDFVSRAPQRQMVADVAKALAGDYPRHLAIEAPTGVGKTLSYLIPGIAIGRDTLKTLVVSTANVALQDQIFSKDLPLLRQFIPDLKFTAAFGRGRYVCPRNLAAMSTDVSSQGELLLFMDEHLPSSKEEQATSARLQLALQSYQWDGVRDHCQESIGDALWSRLSTDKANCLGRNCFHYRECPFFLARREIDDADVVVTNHALVLAAMESDAVLPDPKNLLLVLDEGHHIPEVARDALEMAGDVTTTAAQHQLDQLMQLVALCLGQFPPSSPPRMMQPERLAEHCGEIRELLQSFERMCALFLPAATPEADYRFPMGHLPEEMREVCSRLFKLQDSLRGLAEYILNDLGEKTAKHDVVKLHQTMLRMSRLLGYFEAQSKLWRLAALEQASNAPVSKWIVRERREGVPHLYLHCAGIRVCDQLDRLLWRNLSHVVVTSATLRSLNRFDRLKELSGLDEQEGDTFVALDSPFHHREQGKLVIPQMRYEPLITHEAEHIADMARFFRAELKREQFRGMLVLFASQRAMQLFLTQVPDLRLMLLVQGDQPRYRLVELHRQRINEGQTSVLVGLQSFSEGLDLKGELLSQVHIHKIAFPPVDSPVILTEGEWLKAQKRHPFVVQSLPSASFSLIQQVGRLIRSHQCFGEVVIYDRRLLTKSYGARLLEALPVFPIEQRPVPPQAGPAPADDDAARGRQ
- a CDS encoding AraC family transcriptional regulator, with translation MAAIRLPHQRYWFSPRLPWLECRSTWHSQQPYHTHQHPQFSLGCMLEGVTCCHYRDGDFLLNAGELVLIEPDTAHSCNPLPGQHRSYYMLYLDKTWCLHRLAALWGQPVSDFSCDVVTINHPDSYARMLRLINHLHQGQLPQAETELRRLTDTLFMHYCRPVAPTMPYSPTTRYVQQRLSADLLAAPPLTTLATELDLRRETVLRQFRRDTGITPLAYLNNMRIEYAKSLIKQGAELADTGYASGFCDQSHFHRTFLQYTAATPGQYRQGRSLSCNT